The proteins below come from a single Chryseobacterium sp. MA9 genomic window:
- a CDS encoding oligosaccharide flippase family protein produces MYKKLLGQTIIYGAGAIAPRIILFILNPLLIYKIPNEGFAIFTQLYAWISFVNIILSFGFETAYFRFSAEEDNEKKTFNTSFWFLFSTSTIFLAFCYLFNQPIADYLGYHDNPEYIRWFALIGFFDNLLVIPFAWLRFHNKPIKYSAVRVVQAIFQAVFTAALFFWIPESISKSFGLDQNVDYPFFSNLAGSALGVLLLLPIILKVRFQFVTSLFGRMIKYSFPLMLAGLAFMVNENFDKSIQRNHISDEEAGAYGGCYKLAVLMTLFVTAYRMGIEPFFFKQMDKGDAKKTYAKVAEYFSFFACAVALGIIANISWLKEVFIPNKSYWIAIDIIPIIVIANLCFGIYYNFSTWYKVTDRTSVGTVISWLGAGINISLNLLALNYYHSMIGSAWATFGAYVIMMIVSYLLGQKYYPIPYRMKKMSFFLILLGIFSFIIVKYLNYNILTSNVLFLIFTGILIYSEKDLILSRIRKN; encoded by the coding sequence TTGTATAAGAAACTATTAGGGCAGACAATCATCTATGGAGCGGGGGCTATAGCACCCAGAATTATTTTATTCATCCTGAATCCACTTTTGATCTATAAAATTCCCAATGAAGGTTTTGCGATTTTCACCCAGCTTTACGCATGGATTTCGTTTGTTAATATTATACTTTCTTTCGGTTTTGAAACGGCGTATTTCCGGTTTTCTGCTGAAGAGGATAATGAGAAAAAGACCTTCAATACTTCGTTCTGGTTTTTATTTTCAACCTCAACTATTTTCCTTGCATTCTGTTATTTATTCAATCAGCCTATTGCAGATTATTTAGGCTATCATGATAACCCGGAATATATCAGATGGTTTGCTTTAATTGGTTTTTTTGACAATTTATTAGTGATCCCATTTGCTTGGCTTCGTTTTCATAATAAGCCCATCAAATATTCTGCAGTAAGAGTTGTTCAGGCTATATTTCAGGCCGTTTTTACAGCGGCATTATTCTTCTGGATTCCGGAAAGTATATCCAAAAGTTTTGGATTGGACCAAAATGTAGACTATCCGTTCTTCAGTAATTTGGCGGGAAGTGCTCTAGGGGTTTTATTACTGCTTCCTATTATATTAAAAGTAAGATTTCAGTTTGTGACCTCTTTGTTCGGGCGTATGATTAAGTATTCCTTTCCGCTCATGCTGGCAGGTCTAGCTTTTATGGTCAATGAAAACTTTGATAAATCTATCCAGAGAAATCATATTTCAGACGAAGAAGCTGGTGCGTATGGTGGCTGCTATAAACTTGCTGTACTAATGACCTTATTTGTTACTGCATACCGAATGGGTATTGAGCCTTTCTTTTTTAAACAAATGGATAAAGGTGATGCTAAAAAGACTTATGCCAAAGTAGCAGAATACTTTTCCTTTTTTGCCTGTGCCGTAGCTTTAGGAATCATCGCCAATATATCCTGGCTGAAAGAAGTTTTCATTCCCAACAAATCTTATTGGATCGCCATAGATATCATTCCGATTATTGTTATTGCCAATCTATGCTTCGGAATATATTATAACTTTTCCACCTGGTATAAAGTAACGGACAGAACCAGTGTGGGAACTGTTATTTCATGGCTTGGAGCAGGAATAAACATTTCCCTCAACCTTTTAGCCTTAAACTATTATCACAGCATGATCGGTTCTGCATGGGCTACATTCGGCGCCTATGTTATTATGATGATTGTATCTTATCTTCTCGGCCAGAAATATTATCCTATTCCTTACAGAATGAAGAAAATGTCCTTCTTCCTTATATTACTTGGAATCTTTAGTTTCATTATTGTAAAATATCTCAACTATAATATTTTAACAAGTAATGTACTATTTTTAATCTTCACCGGAATTTTGATTTATTCCGAAAAAGACTTGATTTTATCAAGAATCAGAAAGAATTAA
- a CDS encoding dihydroorotase: MKVLIKNVNIVNEGKVFESDILIENDLISIIAAGISEDADQIIDGSGKYLLPGVIDDQVHFRDPGLTHKGDIESESRAAIAGGVTSFIDQPNTVPNAVTQELLADKYELASQKAYANYGFMMGGTNDNLEEVLKTNPRNVPGIKLFLGSSTGNMLVDNPETLENIFSNTKMLIAVHCEDEATIRANTQKYMDEYGDDIPVKFHHLIRSEEACYKSSSKAIELAKKTGARLHVFHLSTAKEMELFRNDIPLKDKKITAEVCVHHLTFTNEDYETKGGLIKWNPAVKTQKDKDALWEALLDDRIDVIATDHAPHTAEEKNNVYTKCPSGAPLVQHSLVVMLENYKNGKISLEKIVEKMSHNPAILFKVEKRGFVREGYKADLVLVDLNENWTVSKDNLLYKCGWSPLEGMNFHSKVTHTFVNGHLVYDNGKIAEEKFGERLLFEPRD; the protein is encoded by the coding sequence ATGAAAGTTCTTATAAAAAATGTAAATATCGTCAACGAAGGAAAAGTCTTTGAAAGCGATATCCTAATAGAAAATGACTTAATCTCCATTATAGCTGCGGGTATTTCTGAAGATGCAGATCAGATCATTGACGGTTCAGGAAAGTATCTTCTTCCGGGAGTGATTGACGATCAGGTGCATTTTCGTGATCCGGGACTTACCCATAAAGGAGATATCGAAAGTGAATCAAGGGCTGCTATTGCAGGTGGAGTAACCAGCTTTATTGATCAGCCCAATACAGTCCCGAATGCTGTTACCCAGGAGCTGTTAGCAGATAAATATGAGCTTGCTTCCCAAAAAGCTTATGCCAACTATGGTTTTATGATGGGAGGAACGAATGATAATCTGGAGGAGGTTTTGAAAACAAATCCTAGAAATGTTCCCGGGATCAAATTATTCTTAGGTTCATCCACAGGAAATATGCTGGTGGATAATCCGGAAACACTGGAAAATATTTTCAGCAATACCAAAATGCTGATTGCGGTTCACTGTGAAGATGAAGCTACGATCAGAGCCAATACTCAAAAATACATGGATGAATATGGGGATGATATTCCTGTAAAGTTCCATCACTTGATTAGAAGCGAAGAAGCGTGTTATAAATCTTCATCTAAAGCTATTGAGCTTGCGAAAAAAACAGGAGCCAGACTTCACGTTTTCCACCTCTCGACTGCAAAGGAAATGGAACTTTTCAGAAATGATATTCCTTTAAAAGATAAAAAGATCACTGCTGAGGTGTGTGTGCACCACCTGACTTTTACCAATGAGGATTATGAAACAAAAGGCGGACTCATAAAATGGAATCCGGCTGTAAAAACTCAAAAAGATAAGGATGCCCTTTGGGAAGCGTTGTTAGATGACAGAATTGATGTTATTGCTACAGACCATGCTCCACATACTGCAGAAGAAAAAAATAATGTGTATACAAAATGTCCTTCAGGGGCACCTTTGGTACAACATTCATTAGTTGTGATGCTTGAAAACTATAAAAACGGTAAAATCTCTCTTGAGAAAATCGTTGAAAAGATGTCTCACAATCCTGCCATCCTTTTCAAAGTTGAAAAAAGAGGTTTTGTGAGAGAAGGATATAAAGCAGATTTGGTTTTAGTTGATTTAAATGAAAACTGGACGGTTTCCAAAGATAATTTACTGTACAAATGCGGCTGGAGTCCCTTAGAAGGAATGAATTTCCATTCCAAAGTTACCCATACATTTGTCAATGGGCATCTGGTGTATGATAATGGTAAAATTGCTGAGGAGAAATTTGGAGAGAGATTGCTTTTTGAGCCTAGAGATTAA
- a CDS encoding GH92 family glycosyl hydrolase — protein sequence MKNHRPIVFLFLLFLSANLNAQKFEKLIQYVNPLIGTEKMGHTYPGATVPFGAVQLSPETDTISYELNGKYNGEVYKYCAGYRYEDKTIVGFSSTHFSGTGHSDLGDFLIMPTVGKLQLNPGTASNPENGYRSSFSHQNETAEAGYYKVKLDDHNILAELTATPRVGVHRYTFPKSDQAHIILDLMAGIYNYDGKNVWTYIRVENGNTITGYRQTNGWARTRTVYFAVKFSKPFKSYGQKNYDEKQVYKGFWRKFDQNQNFPEIAGKNMKMFFDFDTNENEAIEVKLAISPVSQTNALENLEKEAGNITFDQAKIQAQNSWNKELNKIIIKGFDTEKTNFYTAMYHTFINPTTYMDVNGEYKGLDQNVHKAEGFTNYTTFSLWDTYRTLHPFFNIIQPKRNGDMVKSMMAHYNQFSMKMLPIWSHYANDNWCMSGYHSVSVVADAIIKGNYEGDPEEALKACIETANKRNYEGIGQYIDLGYIPAEKSGTSVSNTLEYAYDDWAIAQLAKHLNKTEIYNQFIKRSENWKNNFDPTIGFMRPRMADGSFKKDFDVLSTHGQGFIEGNSRNYSFFVPQNPDELISLMGGKKKFATKLDELFTMHLPDEFFADTEDITREGIIGGYVHGNEPAHHVAYFYNWAGQPWKAQAQIRRILEMQYKATPDGLGGNDDAGQMSAWYILSSLGFYPVAPGSEDYSIGSPAIDHAVLNLENGKTFEIEASNQSPKNVYVQKVLLNGKEIRNFTLKHSEIMNGGKLTFYMGSKPKK from the coding sequence ATGAAAAATCACAGACCCATTGTTTTTCTTTTTCTATTATTTTTAAGTGCAAACCTTAATGCTCAAAAATTTGAAAAATTAATACAATATGTCAATCCGCTGATCGGCACTGAAAAGATGGGCCATACTTATCCCGGAGCTACAGTTCCCTTTGGTGCAGTACAGCTAAGTCCTGAGACAGATACCATTTCTTATGAGCTTAACGGAAAATACAATGGAGAGGTTTATAAATACTGCGCCGGTTACCGCTATGAAGATAAAACCATTGTAGGGTTCAGTTCTACCCACTTCAGTGGAACGGGACATTCCGATCTCGGAGATTTTCTGATCATGCCTACTGTTGGGAAACTTCAACTGAATCCCGGAACAGCATCCAATCCTGAAAATGGGTACAGAAGCAGCTTTTCTCATCAAAATGAAACTGCAGAAGCCGGATATTATAAAGTAAAACTGGATGACCATAATATTCTGGCAGAGCTGACAGCAACACCAAGAGTGGGAGTTCACCGCTATACTTTCCCGAAGTCTGACCAGGCTCATATTATTCTTGATCTGATGGCCGGTATTTATAATTATGACGGAAAAAATGTCTGGACATACATTCGTGTAGAAAACGGAAATACCATCACCGGATATCGCCAGACGAATGGCTGGGCAAGAACCAGAACTGTTTATTTTGCAGTGAAGTTTTCAAAACCATTTAAATCCTATGGCCAGAAAAATTATGATGAAAAGCAAGTCTATAAAGGATTTTGGAGAAAATTTGACCAAAATCAGAATTTCCCTGAGATTGCAGGAAAGAATATGAAAATGTTTTTTGATTTTGACACCAATGAAAACGAAGCGATTGAAGTAAAACTTGCCATTTCTCCTGTAAGCCAGACCAACGCTTTGGAAAACCTTGAAAAGGAGGCCGGAAATATCACTTTTGATCAGGCTAAAATTCAAGCCCAGAACAGCTGGAATAAGGAATTAAATAAAATAATCATCAAAGGTTTCGATACCGAAAAGACAAATTTTTATACAGCAATGTACCATACTTTTATCAATCCTACCACTTATATGGATGTCAATGGAGAATATAAAGGGCTGGATCAAAATGTTCATAAAGCAGAAGGTTTTACCAATTATACTACATTCTCTCTATGGGATACTTACCGTACTCTTCACCCATTTTTTAATATCATCCAGCCTAAACGGAATGGTGACATGGTAAAATCTATGATGGCCCATTATAATCAGTTTTCGATGAAAATGCTCCCTATCTGGTCACATTATGCCAATGACAATTGGTGTATGAGTGGTTATCACAGCGTAAGTGTAGTAGCCGATGCTATTATTAAAGGAAATTATGAAGGTGATCCCGAAGAAGCATTAAAAGCATGTATAGAAACGGCTAACAAAAGAAATTACGAAGGCATCGGACAGTATATTGATCTTGGCTACATTCCGGCTGAGAAAAGCGGAACCTCAGTTTCCAATACCCTGGAATATGCCTATGATGATTGGGCTATTGCTCAGCTGGCAAAACATTTGAATAAAACAGAAATCTACAATCAGTTTATCAAGAGGTCTGAAAACTGGAAAAATAATTTTGATCCTACCATTGGTTTTATGCGCCCGCGTATGGCAGATGGAAGTTTTAAGAAAGATTTCGATGTATTAAGTACTCATGGGCAAGGCTTTATTGAAGGAAATTCACGGAACTACAGTTTCTTTGTTCCACAAAATCCGGATGAACTGATCAGCCTAATGGGTGGAAAGAAAAAATTTGCGACAAAACTTGACGAATTGTTCACCATGCATTTACCTGATGAATTCTTTGCAGACACTGAAGATATTACACGTGAAGGAATTATTGGTGGATATGTTCACGGAAATGAACCAGCCCACCACGTTGCTTATTTTTATAACTGGGCAGGACAGCCATGGAAAGCACAGGCACAGATCCGCCGTATTTTGGAAATGCAGTATAAAGCAACACCGGACGGATTGGGAGGAAATGATGATGCGGGGCAAATGAGTGCATGGTATATTTTAAGTTCATTAGGTTTTTATCCCGTAGCTCCCGGTTCAGAAGATTATTCTATCGGAAGCCCGGCTATTGATCATGCTGTACTGAATCTGGAAAATGGAAAAACTTTTGAAATTGAAGCCAGCAACCAAAGTCCGAAAAATGTATATGTTCAGAAAGTTCTTTTGAATGGAAAGGAAATCAGGAATTTCACATTGAAACATTCTGAGATTATGAATGGAGGGAAACTCACATTTTATATGGGAAGTAAACCGAAGAAATAA
- a CDS encoding response regulator transcription factor codes for MEKSKILYAEDDKTIAFLVEDSLESYYDISCYSDGESALEAFNSQNFDICLLDIMMPGMNGFEVAQQIRNKNSEIPIIFISAKALKEDRIKGLKIGADDYLVKPFSIEELMLKIEVFLKRTKKTDTSPLKYKVGKYDFDPKNYTLQGIENSITLTQRESDLLLYFICHKNLVVKRQDILKAIWGDDDYFMGRSLDVFISRLRKVLAEERNVLIENLHGIGFRFSEKE; via the coding sequence ATGGAGAAATCTAAAATTTTATATGCCGAAGATGACAAAACAATAGCTTTTCTGGTGGAAGACAGTCTGGAAAGTTATTATGATATCAGCTGTTATTCGGATGGTGAATCTGCATTGGAAGCATTTAACAGTCAAAATTTTGATATTTGCCTGCTCGATATTATGATGCCCGGCATGAACGGATTTGAGGTAGCCCAGCAGATCCGTAATAAAAATTCTGAAATTCCAATTATTTTCATTTCTGCAAAAGCTCTGAAAGAAGACAGAATCAAAGGGCTCAAAATAGGCGCTGATGATTATCTGGTAAAACCATTCAGTATTGAGGAACTGATGCTGAAAATTGAAGTCTTCCTGAAACGCACCAAGAAAACAGATACTTCTCCTCTAAAATACAAAGTCGGGAAGTATGATTTTGATCCCAAAAACTATACGCTGCAAGGCATAGAAAACAGCATTACTCTTACCCAAAGAGAATCTGACCTGCTTTTGTATTTTATCTGTCACAAGAATCTGGTTGTTAAAAGACAGGACATTCTGAAGGCAATCTGGGGTGATGATGATTATTTTATGGGACGAAGCCTCGATGTATTTATTTCCCGATTGCGAAAGGTACTTGCCGAAGAGCGGAATGTTTTAATAGAAAACCTTCACGGAATAGGTTTTCGTTTTTCTGAAAAAGAATAA
- a CDS encoding sensor histidine kinase KdpD, protein MKIKKLNIIITLGFVAIIGILIAQLMWTRQAYNLEDKKFNQKVNIALMEVAEKLSGGKTSYTENPVQNIANDYYVVNINNEFHPVVLEYYLKTEFTRFQINTDYVYALYNCHSDKMVYGKYMTSHQESPSNKVINFPKHKNLIYYFSIRFPDKTTYLISSLRFWYLLTFALIIILLVYVYSIYTIIQQKKFSELQRDFINNMTHEFKTPLSSILLASEALNKQEMVMGNSKLQTYTSIIINQSHKLNNHIEKILNIAKNDAAGLSLKPQKILLLPFIQEIADSIQHKNKDLNIEIDIGNSTSVIADEFHFTNIIYNLLDNSIKYCETKPVIKISAYKDSKGLYLKFKDNGMGIPAKNIPHIFEKFYRVQTKRSEEVNGFGLGLFYVKKVVQQHHWKISVENNEDKGITTTLFFPFSNNYV, encoded by the coding sequence ATGAAAATAAAAAAACTCAATATTATAATAACGCTGGGATTTGTAGCTATTATCGGAATTTTAATAGCTCAGCTGATGTGGACCCGCCAGGCATATAATCTTGAAGATAAAAAGTTCAATCAAAAAGTAAATATTGCCTTAATGGAGGTTGCGGAGAAATTGTCCGGAGGTAAAACTTCCTACACTGAAAACCCTGTACAGAATATTGCCAATGACTATTATGTAGTTAATATTAATAATGAGTTTCATCCCGTAGTTCTGGAATATTATCTGAAGACAGAATTTACCCGTTTTCAAATCAACACAGATTATGTATATGCGTTATACAACTGTCACAGTGATAAAATGGTGTACGGAAAGTATATGACTTCACACCAGGAAAGCCCCAGTAATAAGGTGATCAATTTTCCAAAGCACAAAAATCTGATCTATTACTTTTCTATACGTTTTCCTGATAAAACAACTTATCTTATCAGCTCATTAAGATTCTGGTATCTTCTTACATTTGCCCTTATCATCATTCTTCTGGTGTATGTATATTCTATTTATACCATTATTCAGCAGAAGAAGTTTTCGGAACTGCAGCGTGATTTTATCAACAATATGACTCACGAGTTTAAGACTCCTCTATCTTCGATACTTTTAGCTTCGGAAGCGCTCAATAAGCAGGAAATGGTGATGGGAAACTCCAAACTGCAGACCTATACCTCCATTATCATCAACCAAAGTCACAAGCTCAACAATCATATTGAGAAAATATTGAATATTGCCAAGAACGATGCGGCAGGGCTTTCATTAAAACCTCAAAAAATACTACTCCTCCCCTTTATTCAGGAGATTGCAGACAGTATACAGCACAAAAATAAAGACCTCAACATCGAAATTGACATTGGAAACAGTACTTCAGTAATAGCTGATGAATTTCACTTTACCAACATCATTTATAATCTTTTGGATAATTCCATCAAGTATTGTGAAACAAAACCTGTGATTAAAATTTCAGCCTATAAAGATTCAAAAGGCTTATATTTAAAGTTCAAAGACAACGGTATGGGTATTCCTGCTAAAAATATTCCTCATATTTTTGAAAAATTTTACCGGGTACAAACCAAAAGAAGTGAAGAAGTGAATGGTTTTGGATTAGGATTATTTTATGTAAAAAAAGTAGTCCAGCAGCATCACTGGAAAATTTCTGTGGAAAATAATGAAGATAAAGGAATTACTACTACCCTATTTTTTCCGTTTTCAAATAATTATGTGTAA